The proteins below are encoded in one region of Ereboglobus luteus:
- a CDS encoding glycoside hydrolase family 2 TIM barrel-domain containing protein, whose amino-acid sequence MKDAAGRTLETIPWRVGFRSTETRDGRFLVNGKPALMRGVNRHEWDPDHGYTLTREGMIEDIRLMKQNNINAVRTCHYPNVSEWYALCDEYGLYVIDEANIESHAQMNETNAGRQRALADEPDWHAAHVERIQRMYQRDKNHACVIGWSLGNESAFGEAFRAGYRWLKANDTRPVQYESDHSNEFTDVVCPMYPPPETVLNYAALPRSKPFIMCEYSHAMGNSNGDIWAYWRPIYAGTPHLQGGFIWDWVDQGLRTPVPASRTIVQMENPKSIPLDPKLGTFFAYGGTFGAPGQFPSDGNFCANGLISADRTPHPGLAEVKKVYQPVQMNAAPGGLAKKSPEIDITNWADFQNTADWLKASWRVTADGVEIQRGTLDKLTVSPRETKRAGIPMASIAPEPGVEYFLEVIFTLRADTPWAKAGHEIAWEQFPLPVSAPAKRITSSKKSPALKETADRFIVEGSDFTVAFDRKTGFLASLKTGSTELLEKPLGPHYWRAPVDNDRGNKMTDLGKPSGKKPANGPGQWRHAHETWRVTNIDARQADGRVVISVEGQVEAVRRTQRLTWTVFPEGDILVESELIADPAKRAAEPPRFGMQTTLRAGFDNLAWFGKGPHETYWDRQDARVGIYNGKVRDQFFPYIKPQETGNKENVRWLALTDDNGRGLLAVAVTPRLGANALHSATEDLFSAAHKDNFYPYQLPDRDTVTLNLDLHQRGLGGDNSWRAMPHKEHLLGQWTLEYKYRLRPLKGGENIPALAREKL is encoded by the coding sequence GTGAAAGACGCCGCCGGCCGCACACTCGAAACCATCCCCTGGCGCGTCGGTTTCCGCTCCACCGAAACCCGCGACGGCCGCTTCCTCGTCAACGGCAAACCCGCCCTCATGCGCGGCGTCAACCGCCACGAATGGGACCCCGACCACGGCTACACGCTCACCCGCGAAGGCATGATCGAGGACATCCGCCTGATGAAGCAAAACAACATCAACGCCGTCCGCACCTGCCACTACCCCAACGTCTCCGAATGGTATGCGCTCTGCGACGAATACGGCCTCTACGTCATCGACGAGGCCAACATCGAGTCGCACGCCCAGATGAACGAAACCAACGCCGGACGCCAGCGCGCCCTCGCCGACGAACCCGACTGGCACGCCGCCCACGTCGAGCGCATCCAGCGCATGTATCAACGCGACAAAAACCACGCCTGCGTCATCGGCTGGTCGCTCGGCAACGAATCCGCCTTCGGCGAAGCCTTCCGCGCCGGCTACCGCTGGCTCAAGGCAAACGACACCCGTCCCGTCCAATACGAATCCGACCACAGCAACGAGTTCACCGACGTCGTTTGCCCCATGTATCCGCCCCCCGAAACCGTGCTCAACTACGCCGCCCTCCCACGCTCAAAACCCTTCATCATGTGCGAGTATTCCCACGCCATGGGCAACAGCAACGGCGACATCTGGGCCTATTGGCGCCCCATCTACGCCGGCACGCCGCACCTTCAGGGCGGCTTCATCTGGGATTGGGTTGACCAAGGCCTGCGCACCCCCGTCCCCGCCTCGCGCACCATCGTGCAAATGGAAAACCCAAAATCCATCCCGCTCGACCCCAAGCTCGGCACCTTCTTCGCCTACGGCGGCACCTTCGGCGCGCCCGGCCAGTTCCCCTCCGACGGCAACTTCTGCGCCAACGGCCTCATCAGCGCCGACCGCACTCCCCACCCCGGACTCGCCGAGGTCAAAAAAGTTTACCAACCCGTCCAGATGAACGCCGCGCCCGGCGGCCTCGCAAAAAAATCCCCCGAAATCGACATCACCAACTGGGCCGATTTCCAGAACACCGCCGACTGGCTCAAAGCCTCGTGGCGCGTGACCGCCGACGGCGTTGAAATCCAGCGCGGCACGCTCGACAAACTCACCGTCTCCCCGCGCGAGACAAAACGCGCCGGCATTCCCATGGCGTCAATCGCGCCCGAGCCCGGCGTCGAATATTTCCTCGAAGTCATCTTCACCCTGCGCGCCGACACCCCTTGGGCAAAAGCCGGCCACGAAATCGCATGGGAGCAATTTCCGCTGCCGGTCTCGGCCCCCGCGAAAAGAATCACCTCCTCCAAAAAATCCCCCGCGCTAAAGGAAACCGCCGACCGGTTCATCGTCGAAGGCTCCGATTTCACCGTCGCCTTTGACCGCAAAACCGGCTTCCTCGCCTCGCTTAAAACCGGCTCGACCGAGCTCTTGGAAAAACCGCTCGGCCCCCACTACTGGCGCGCGCCCGTTGACAACGATCGCGGCAACAAAATGACCGACCTCGGCAAACCCTCCGGCAAAAAGCCCGCCAACGGCCCCGGCCAGTGGCGCCACGCGCACGAAACCTGGCGCGTGACCAACATCGACGCCAGGCAGGCCGACGGACGCGTCGTGATCTCGGTTGAAGGGCAAGTCGAGGCCGTCCGTCGCACGCAACGCCTCACCTGGACGGTCTTCCCCGAAGGCGACATCCTGGTTGAAAGCGAACTCATTGCCGACCCCGCCAAGCGCGCCGCCGAGCCCCCGCGCTTCGGCATGCAAACCACGCTCCGCGCCGGCTTCGACAACCTCGCCTGGTTCGGCAAAGGCCCGCACGAAACCTACTGGGACCGCCAGGACGCCCGCGTCGGCATCTACAATGGCAAAGTGCGCGACCAATTTTTCCCCTACATAAAACCGCAGGAAACCGGCAACAAGGAAAACGTGCGCTGGCTCGCGCTCACCGACGACAACGGCCGCGGCCTGCTTGCGGTGGCCGTCACGCCGCGCCTCGGCGCCAACGCGCTGCACTCCGCCACCGAGGACCTCTTCAGCGCGGCGCACAAGGACAACTTCTATCCCTACCAGCTCCCCGACCGCGATACGGTCACACTCAACCTCGACCTGCACCAGCGCGGCCTCGGCGGTGACAACTCCTGGCGCGCCATGCCGCACAAGGAACACCTCCTCGGCCAGTGGACGCTCGAATACAAATACCGTCTCCGCCCGCTGAAAGGCGGCGAAAACATCCCCGCCCTCGCCAGGGAAAAACTATAA
- a CDS encoding HpcH/HpaI aldolase family protein, with product MPSLKPNQLLANVRAGRVEHCYSFGNHATPRYVDFICNSKLFETLWFDLEHFDIPTDQLAVLNLVARAHPVTTLARFHASNYQTVQRVLETGVGGIMCAMVESAEEAARIVSWAKFNNPSPAAGETTGLRGWNGGGIDARYGTIPATEYVSYQNRETAILCQVETELGLCKVDEIIATPGVDGIFFGPGDYAHRIGKLGQIGHPDVLAAMKRVDEACKQHGKFWGTLGIGPDHYQKVRALGAQLIGPGGDLRTLNLGLKELAKTFQGAPAS from the coding sequence ATGCCCTCTTTAAAACCCAACCAACTTCTGGCCAATGTTCGCGCGGGCCGCGTCGAGCATTGCTATAGTTTCGGCAACCATGCGACCCCGCGTTATGTCGACTTTATCTGCAACAGCAAATTGTTCGAGACACTCTGGTTTGACCTGGAGCATTTCGACATCCCGACCGACCAGCTTGCGGTGCTAAACCTCGTCGCCCGCGCGCACCCGGTGACGACACTCGCGCGTTTTCACGCGTCGAACTACCAGACCGTGCAGCGCGTCCTTGAAACAGGCGTCGGCGGCATCATGTGCGCCATGGTCGAGAGCGCCGAGGAGGCCGCCCGGATCGTCAGCTGGGCCAAGTTCAACAACCCCTCGCCGGCCGCGGGTGAAACCACGGGCCTGCGCGGCTGGAATGGCGGCGGCATCGACGCGCGCTACGGCACGATTCCCGCGACCGAATACGTTTCCTATCAAAACCGCGAGACCGCGATTCTCTGCCAGGTTGAAACCGAGCTCGGGCTTTGCAAGGTGGACGAAATCATAGCGACCCCGGGCGTGGACGGCATTTTCTTCGGCCCGGGTGATTACGCGCACCGCATCGGCAAGCTCGGCCAGATCGGGCATCCCGATGTTCTCGCCGCGATGAAACGCGTGGACGAAGCCTGCAAACAGCATGGCAAGTTTTGGGGGACGCTTGGAATCGGCCCCGATCACTACCAAAAAGTTCGCGCACTCGGCGCGCAGCTCATAGGCCCGGGCGGCGACCTGCGCACGTTGAACTTGGGACTCAAGGAACTTGCGAAAACTTTTCAGGGCGCTCCCGCATCCTAA
- a CDS encoding ribonuclease R family protein, whose protein sequence is MKLRDRILAHLRQRHYRPQDIKALGHSLALNKKERNSLKFEIRQLLSKGSIVHVQGDRLALAGEDDTRTGKIMFRQGGSAFVILDPLPGRAGANAIDEPAIQIAPEDTGVALHGDKVLVKISPQMSRARNGRPPEPTGRVVSVAERESNTVVGNLTRIRNKFYVNVDDPRFVQDIAVGDPAASGIKPVPGPGDKVVVALAEWTARHKPLEGKITQCLGKTFEPGAELAGILIKHNLDPKFPADVEREVAALPSEVAATQLPGRLDYRDTPTFTIDPDDAKDFDDALSIETLDNDETRVGIHIADVSNYVRPGTSLDREARKRGNSTYLVGTVIPMLPQKLSNGLCSLVEGQDRLCKAVFLTFDKKLRITNTTFASTVIRSRKRLTYKQAYAFMFENSIAKIRALPVPPAHQTGSTGRALKELTDLELVDLQHWLRSLWKIAAKLRRERMAHGSLDLDMPETKIFVDEKGYADRLERIENDESHQLIEEFMLAANEAVARLTRAHKLVSLYRVHDEPDEDKLIEYQKVLATAGVEAGDLTQRKEIVKVLAALEKHPQGYVLRSQLLRSLKKACYRATPDGHYGLAKKDYTHFTSPIRRYSDLVVHRVLAYYLIKHAGHPVPADYKFGYSAGSMASLGEHLSLTETNSAEAERESVKIKTLEFFERELSKKKKTKFDAVITDVRGAGLFIELTESMSFGFINKDSFAGDVYFPNASNTAFVGRKTKKYLKVGEHITVVVKKVDRFKRQMDFAMV, encoded by the coding sequence ATGAAACTTCGCGACCGCATACTCGCACATCTGCGCCAGCGCCATTACAGGCCGCAGGACATCAAGGCGCTCGGGCACTCGCTCGCGCTCAATAAAAAGGAGCGCAACTCGCTCAAATTTGAAATCCGCCAGCTCCTCTCCAAGGGCAGCATCGTTCACGTGCAGGGCGACCGGCTCGCGCTCGCGGGCGAGGACGACACGCGCACGGGCAAAATCATGTTCCGGCAGGGCGGCTCGGCATTTGTCATTCTCGACCCGCTGCCCGGACGCGCCGGCGCAAACGCCATCGACGAACCCGCCATCCAAATCGCGCCCGAGGACACCGGCGTCGCGCTCCACGGCGACAAGGTGCTCGTGAAAATCTCGCCGCAAATGTCGCGCGCGCGCAACGGCCGTCCGCCCGAGCCCACCGGGCGCGTCGTCAGCGTCGCCGAGCGCGAGAGCAACACCGTCGTCGGCAACCTCACGCGCATCCGCAACAAATTCTATGTCAACGTGGACGATCCGCGCTTCGTGCAGGACATCGCCGTCGGCGATCCCGCCGCGAGCGGCATCAAACCCGTGCCCGGACCGGGTGACAAAGTCGTCGTCGCACTCGCCGAATGGACCGCGCGCCACAAACCGCTCGAGGGCAAAATCACGCAATGCCTCGGCAAAACCTTCGAGCCGGGCGCGGAGCTCGCGGGCATTCTCATAAAACATAATCTCGACCCGAAGTTTCCCGCCGACGTCGAGCGCGAAGTCGCCGCGCTTCCTTCCGAGGTCGCCGCGACGCAACTTCCCGGGCGGCTCGACTACCGCGACACGCCGACGTTCACCATCGACCCCGACGACGCGAAGGATTTCGACGACGCCCTCTCCATCGAGACGCTCGACAACGACGAGACGCGCGTCGGCATTCACATCGCCGACGTTTCCAACTACGTGCGCCCCGGCACCTCGCTCGATCGCGAGGCGCGGAAACGCGGCAACTCCACCTACCTCGTCGGCACCGTCATCCCGATGCTGCCGCAAAAACTCTCCAACGGACTTTGCTCGCTCGTCGAGGGGCAGGACCGCCTCTGCAAGGCGGTCTTTCTCACCTTCGACAAAAAACTCCGCATCACCAACACAACCTTTGCCAGCACAGTCATCCGCTCGCGCAAGCGCCTCACCTACAAACAGGCCTACGCGTTCATGTTTGAAAACAGCATTGCGAAAATCCGCGCGCTCCCCGTTCCGCCCGCGCACCAGACCGGCTCGACCGGACGCGCGCTCAAGGAACTGACCGACCTCGAACTCGTGGACTTGCAGCACTGGTTGCGCAGCCTCTGGAAAATCGCCGCCAAGCTCCGCCGCGAACGCATGGCGCACGGCTCGCTCGACCTCGACATGCCCGAAACAAAAATCTTCGTTGATGAAAAGGGCTACGCCGACCGGCTCGAGCGCATCGAGAACGACGAAAGCCACCAGCTCATCGAGGAGTTCATGCTCGCCGCCAACGAAGCCGTCGCGCGCCTCACGCGCGCGCACAAGCTCGTTTCGCTCTACCGCGTGCACGACGAACCCGACGAGGACAAACTCATCGAATACCAAAAGGTTCTCGCCACCGCCGGCGTCGAGGCCGGCGACCTCACGCAGCGCAAGGAAATCGTCAAGGTGCTCGCCGCCCTCGAGAAACACCCGCAGGGCTACGTGCTCCGCAGCCAGCTCTTGCGCAGCCTGAAAAAAGCCTGCTACCGCGCCACACCCGACGGCCATTACGGGCTCGCGAAAAAGGACTACACACACTTCACCTCGCCCATCCGCCGCTACTCCGACCTCGTCGTGCACCGCGTGCTCGCGTATTACCTCATCAAGCACGCCGGGCATCCCGTTCCCGCCGATTACAAATTCGGCTACAGCGCCGGCAGCATGGCCTCGCTCGGCGAGCACCTCAGCCTCACCGAAACCAACAGCGCCGAGGCCGAGCGTGAGAGCGTGAAGATCAAGACACTCGAATTTTTCGAGCGCGAACTCTCCAAGAAAAAGAAAACCAAGTTTGACGCGGTCATCACCGACGTGCGCGGCGCGGGTCTCTTCATCGAGCTGACCGAGTCGATGAGCTTCGGCTTCATCAACAAGGACAGTTTTGCGGGTGACGTTTATTTCCCGAACGCGAGCAACACGGCTTTCGTCGGGCGCAAAACCAAGAAATACCTCAAGGTTGGCGAACACATCACCGTCGTTGTGAAAAAAGTGGACCGCTTCAAACGCCAGATGGATTTCGCGATGGTATGA
- a CDS encoding GntR family transcriptional regulator, whose protein sequence is MSPSSRRFTSLPAQVADALRQGIDQGAWKDWLPGERTLGEMYQVSRKTLRKALAQLQAEGLVKAEHGLGNRIMAPKSRKSRKAGTEQVVALLTPDPMEYMRPHTLLWINRLKSMLIENGSKLITLDGRKYFGKQPGGALAKLNAQQSIACWLLANSTESTQRWFHDHKVPCVIAGSCHPGIDLPHVDLDHYAMCRHAAGVLLAAGHTRVALLNERSGRAGDAESEAGFIAGVRDSRREAAVPLVLYHDHTAASLSRAITRLLDMPNPPTALLVSNSASYLTVISVLAQRGLRVPADMSVVSRDDEPFLSFLVPTPSRYTAGPYTFAKKILRPLMQILHGESVTTRSIRIIPDYHKGGSLRVL, encoded by the coding sequence ATGTCCCCATCGTCACGCCGCTTTACTTCGTTGCCCGCGCAGGTTGCCGACGCGCTGCGCCAAGGCATCGATCAGGGGGCGTGGAAGGACTGGTTGCCCGGCGAGCGCACCTTGGGGGAAATGTATCAGGTAAGCCGCAAAACATTGCGCAAGGCGCTGGCGCAGTTGCAGGCAGAGGGGCTCGTGAAGGCCGAGCATGGACTGGGCAACCGCATCATGGCGCCCAAGTCCCGCAAATCGCGGAAGGCCGGGACGGAGCAGGTGGTGGCTTTGCTCACGCCCGATCCGATGGAATACATGCGGCCGCACACGCTGCTTTGGATCAACCGGCTCAAGTCGATGCTTATCGAAAACGGCTCCAAGCTGATCACGCTCGACGGGCGCAAATACTTTGGAAAACAACCGGGCGGCGCGCTGGCGAAGCTCAATGCGCAGCAATCGATCGCGTGCTGGTTGCTGGCCAATTCGACGGAGTCAACGCAGCGCTGGTTTCACGATCACAAGGTGCCGTGCGTGATCGCGGGCTCCTGCCATCCGGGGATCGATTTGCCGCATGTCGATCTCGATCATTATGCGATGTGCCGTCACGCGGCGGGCGTGCTGCTTGCGGCGGGGCACACGCGTGTGGCGTTGTTGAACGAGCGCTCCGGGCGCGCGGGCGACGCGGAAAGCGAGGCGGGATTCATCGCGGGCGTGCGCGATTCGCGCCGCGAGGCGGCGGTGCCGCTGGTGCTTTACCACGACCACACGGCCGCGAGTTTGTCGCGCGCGATCACCCGTTTGCTGGACATGCCGAACCCGCCCACGGCGTTGCTGGTTTCGAACAGCGCGAGTTATCTCACGGTGATCAGCGTGCTCGCGCAACGCGGCTTGCGCGTGCCGGCCGACATGTCGGTGGTGTCGCGCGACGACGAGCCGTTCCTGAGTTTTCTCGTTCCCACGCCGTCGCGATACACGGCGGGCCCCTATACATTTGCCAAAAAAATCCTGAGGCCGCTCATGCAAATTTTGCACGGCGAAAGTGTCACGACGCGCAGCATCCGCATCATCCCCGATTATCACAAGGGCGGCTCGCTGCGTGTGCTTTAG